Below is a window of Scyliorhinus torazame isolate Kashiwa2021f chromosome 24, sScyTor2.1, whole genome shotgun sequence DNA.
ggagtggggggggggggggagtggggggggcgcgcgggggggcggGATGTTAATCTAAGTTGGCAACCCCAGAGGGCGAGAGGGGGATTCGGGGTCCGCTGTTACCGTCTCTAATCTGCTGTTTTTCTTCGGAACACAGGACTCCTGAGGAAAGAGAGGCCTCAAAGCCCCGGGATCCAGTGGGATGAGGATGCGGAGGAGCTCGACGCCATGTGTGAGGAGTCACAGATCACCCTCCAGGGAGTGTTCCGGCATGTTCTGTGGGGAAGCCTGAGCTCGGGCCTGGTACTGTTGGAGGCCGTGTCGTTCCGTTCCCTCTGGCCCGCTTGCCCGGGGGATCGCCCGTGCCCCAGGCCCGCATGCCCCGCCGAGCAGTGCGAGGGCCGTGGGCCGGGTGGGGCGGGGGGCGGCCCCCCGGGACCGGGGGGAGCCTGCTGGCTGCTGTACCTGGACCCGGCGCTCTGCCTGGCGGTGACGGCCGTCGCCCTGCGCGTGGCCGTCCCCGGCCTGAGGGCCTCGGGCCTAGTCCTCCTCCAGGCCATCCCCCGGGGCCTGGACCTGGGCCGGCTGCAAGCCCGCCtgctggggctggagggggtggacgGGCTGCACGAGCTCCACGTCTGGCAGGTGGCGGGAAGCGCCCTGGTGGCCAGCGCCCACGTCCGATGCCGCCAAGCCGAGCGCTACCCCGAGGTGGCCGCCCGGATCTCCGGCCTCCTCCACCAGGAGGGAATCCTCACCAGCACGGTGCAGCCCGAGTTCGGAAGGGGACGCAGGCCGCCTCTGTGCGAGCTGGCCTGCGGGCCGCAATGTGCCTCGAAGCTCTGCTGCTCGGGTGAACTGACCAAAGGCCAGGCCAGAGACCCTGGTAATCCCACAGAGGGTTTGACACCAAGGCCGAGGGCTTCACTTAGCGAGGATAATAACATTAGTGCAGAGTATGAGACCAGCGTCTGACACTGTGGACAGGCCGAGACCTAGCTAATGAACTACCCACAATTCATGTAGACCCtctgaggccattcggcctatctgcTGGTTGTTCTGTcccacacgagcctcctcccacctcccccctcttcatctccccccatcACCATAGCCTCCtagggaacagtggttagcactgttgcctcacagcgccagggtcccgggttcgattcccggcttgggtcgctgtctgtgcggagtctacacgtttc
It encodes the following:
- the LOC140399881 gene encoding proton-coupled zinc antiporter SLC30A1-like, which translates into the protein MARRADRSLCLLLALILAFCPLALTASKASCSLATLALSFHSLSALLALCTHQLCHSLPQPSRSPASSPFGWRRAGLLGTLVNATLLTSLCLATLVKAAERVLQPIPLRQPGLLIGTGVVALLLNLGSVYLLRGQRGSRRWRGRETQGGQPADANRRQLDRGLLRKERPQSPGIQWDEDAEELDAMCEESQITLQGVFRHVLWGSLSSGLVLLEAVSFRSLWPACPGDRPCPRPACPAEQCEGRGPGGAGGGPPGPGGACWLLYLDPALCLAVTAVALRVAVPGLRASGLVLLQAIPRGLDLGRLQARLLGLEGVDGLHELHVWQVAGSALVASAHVRCRQAERYPEVAARISGLLHQEGILTSTVQPEFGRGRRPPLCELACGPQCASKLCCSGELTKGQARDPGNPTEGLTPRPRASLSEDNNISAEYETSV